The Erigeron canadensis isolate Cc75 chromosome 1, C_canadensis_v1, whole genome shotgun sequence genome segment ACGTGGTTACAATTAGTCTTTCTAAGCGTTACTATTGTTTATGATCTGCTTAATACATAAAATGAGCAAAGTGGACGTTTTTGTTAAAAGAGTAGAGACAGTTTGTGAAATCAGAATTTATAGTCTCACATATtagatttagaaaaaaaaaattaagtgatTTATGTCTTTACCATTGGATAATCAGTTATATTCCAGTTGATATGAAATTGATTATACAAAACTTCATAGTAATGACAGAATCTTACaaaaggtaaaaataaaatataataaaaaagtttgattatTGCAAAGAATTAGATCCAACATGCAAATCCAAACAACCTATATATGGATATACCTGAGAGGACAAGACTAGCAAACTAACCAACATAATGTATATTTAAGAATGGTACTCTGGAAGTCAAGTGACTAACCATTTTCGTATGGAAACAAATCATCAAGTCGAAATAGTAAGCATTTGACAAGGCTTGGGATTAATGAGCCGGAAGTTACAATAACATTGATGTTCTGAGCACTTGAACTTGTTGAATCCAGGATGGCATCTGTTGAATCTACTGACGGTGTAAAATCTTTGTTTCCACTTGCACATTGCGCTACACAGGCCCGAGCTGCAATTAAAGAGAAATGCATAGTTTACAACTAAGACCGGAATGTATGCAAGGGTATTTCTGACATTTGACTAGAAGTTAACTAGTTTGACCCTTTTACGTGCAGCATTGCATGCTACACTTCGTGTGgaaatatttctttttatagtAAGTATATTAATCATAAGTCTAATGCTTAAACCAGATATATGTGGCACCAAATATATCCATCACCATAAAGTAAACTAAGATTTGCATGGTTCTAAAACAGTAATCATCTGTCATTAAAGTTTAGCAAATACCCAACGCCTTTAGTTTAAAATTTGCAAAAACAGTATTTTTTTACCGTAACCTTTACTCTGGTGCTGCAAATTAAGAATCACACcaaagtttaaaaaagaaaacaaatcaCACATGTACAGTGTACTAAACAAGAACCACGCATATATGCAATGGTTCAgctccaagaagcaaaatttaTTCAGCATATGCGATCGCTAAATCTTATTAGCCTCATGTCATAATACCATTGCACCGCCCATCACTAATTCAATATACATGCTGTCCAAAAGGAGTAAACTTTCCCTAAATTAGTCATTGTGCATGTGTTATCAGCTATATAACATCTACCATTTATATGTGTGAAACAAAAGCTTAATCTTATTACATGTGTGAAACAAGaacttatatttattacatATTTGAAACAAGAACTTACCGGAAGACAACCATTTGTCAGTATATTCATCAGTCACCCCATATAGATTGTCCCAAGATTTTATCATCTTTTCACCAAATACGCTACGCAGGCCCTGCATAATGATGATTAGATATTCGCTTACGTGACAAAAGTGACGTTATGCACAATGAAATAGACTAAAAGGCATAAAGAACAgacaaaataataatttatatgttaCCGAAAAATGACAAAGATAGGTAATTTAGGTTTAGGGTACTGCTATTGCTATGTCACCTCTGTATGAACAATAAAAGCAAGCTTTAGGCTGTcaaaattcttttaaataagacagaaaaaaaatactaattatGTGATGTGAGTATGACTTATTCAGTTACCAAAATGCATTATTTAAGTCTATGGGTGACATTCAAtattatctttcatttttaaattatagtACAAGACATATGGCAGGAGTATTTGAGGCACATGTCGATTGATAAACACTGTTCACACTCTAAATCTAACTTCTTAAGGCTATGAAATGTATATACAGCTTACAAAAGCAGATCATCTATTAACGACACAAATATAGAATAACACTCTACTACTCTTGGTATTCTCACTTTGACATAAACAACTTCGTATTTTACTTCAAGTGTGAAATGATTTATTCAATATCCAATAATCCTTTTTCTGCCAAAAATGAAATTAGCAAAAGCGTGAAGAAATTCGCATTCTCAACTTATAGTCCGTTTGACCGTAGCTAACAATGAGCATGGCTTCATATTGTTCAACTAATAATCTATTTCTTTAAAAGAGACATTATACCATAATAATTGTTCACAAAGCACAAAGTATAATAACCACAGTTGTTGACATAGACCACCATATTTAAAAACCATAAGTTgactaaaaaaaagtttataaattgcATATGTATGGCAGACAAACCAATCAAATTACTTCAGAAATCATATACAATcataaaagatagaaaaaaccTTTTTATATTTCTGGGCAATGATCCTGTGTCTATATGCCAACTTCTTCTTGTTAGAATCATCATCAAATGCAGTACCAACAAAACCGTCATTTGCAAAATCATAATCAGTGAGATCTAATCCATCATCATACTCCCTAATTGCATCTATGTAAGGCTTGTTGCATCCTTCAATCTGCTCACAAATCACAAACAAATTTTCAATAAAGTTCAACACTTTAACATGTATTTttccaaaaacaataaaatactGGGGTTCTgaccaaaaaataaaactaacaaatgGGTGTTTTCTTGtaaatttaaattcaaaaaaaacatttaatttttcttaataaaaatgAGGATTTACACAAAAGACTAATGggctattaaaaaaattttaaaaataaataaatcatgtaACCAAAACTATGGTGATTATGTTTAACACAGTAAAATGTTGTATATAAAAACAACCGTCATGTAAAAGTAACATCAGCGCATAACCTAAACCATAGCCTATGGTTGCAAAATCCAGTTTTTTAATCCTCATTTAAAAAGAATTTCACTTTCCAATAAAGATtgagtattttttatatatctgtAAACACAAATCAAgatttcaaaaaagaaataatggGGTTTTGACCAAGAAAAAAACCCATggaaacaaaactaaaaaagatgGGTCTTTTCTTGTAAATCTTTCTataaaaagattgaaactttgaataaaaattaatggTTTCTTATTTTATTGAAATACTTACTTGTTCATAGAAGAAATATTCATCACAAATTCTCAAGATTTGATTTTCCCAAGTTTTGCCAATTTCAATCCCCTTTTGAACATCTTTAGAGCCATTGAAAGCCTTTGCATATGAGCCTGTGATTAGGGATTTAAGCAAGATTAAGGTTTCATCCATATCCCATATGAAAACATTGGTTTTTTGATCCATAAATTCAGTAGAAAACAAAGTGAAGGTGTGTTTTTTGGTTAGCTCTCTTTCATGTGAATAAATAATCAGAGTTCAAGAAAGCAACTTTTGTGTTTTGCCAGAAGATAATATATACTAGAGAAAACACCCTTAAAGTTTGAAGTTTTGTCTTAGTGCTACCTTCAAGAACTCGACTTATTTCATTTTATGCTAAACTGGATTTTTGCTTTTTACCGGTACATTATTATTAGGGAAAGGTAATATGAGCTTGTTaagcacctaagttgggtggaaaaatccctcacataccttttttttgaACCATAAATATCATAGGgggcaaacatttattcaaaatattaaaatatttatatgtaaggGGTTTTTCACCTAAATTGGATTTATAACAGCTTCATACCcacttttttcttattatattgATACTTATGGTTTCAGATAACACGAATGTTTGTGATGTAAGACTCTCCAAAAACCGTCCATTATTTCCCTCCCATAGACATGAGAAGTGGGTTCGAACctagtaaatatttttaaagttaaagaTCTTACCAATAAATCACCAACTTCATATGAGTTAAACTAAACTGGTTTTTTTTAGTAAATGGTGTAGCGTCATGTGGTTGGTGTAAGATTTGAAGGACACGATACAAATTACTTTAATTCAAGCTGATCTCCAACTATTCTAGTAGACATTTGAGTTAAGCTCAAACTATCAAGACATTAAACTCGTAAAATCCAAGCTTATAGTTTTATCCTTTATTCTCTCATATGTATGTAttctaatataaatatagactTATAAAGTCTTGTAGAGTCGAGCAAAATAAACTCACAACTATGAAATCCAtaaattttaactttgattatacTTCGTATTGTAGTTATATTGATTGGAGTAAAGCCGAGTTGAGCTTGACAGTATCAACTAGTTACTTGATTTCGAGCTTGTAAATGAAGGCTCGACCACGTATCAAGAACGGAGCTTTGAATTTGGCTAAGTAAAACTCGAACTTGGCAGTGTATCCGACTGTATCGAATGGAGACAGCTCGATTTCACCCCTAGTATCCAATGTAGCATGCCGAGCGTCCGTCTAGACCTACTAGTCATTGACTTGTTTGACATCCTCCGATCTTTTGATGTTATCCTTCTTTCACGTACACATGAATACATTAAAAATAGTAGAGTTGGATTTGTTAGAAGTAGagcttaatgattatagaggtAATGTGGGGAGGTTTACTGAAAATATTGGACTAAATTGTTAAGGCGAAAAAAAGAGTACTAATTTATATTGTCGTTCAAAACAGTGAAGTAATGgaaacaaataattaaacaaCTAGAGCCATTTAGGAATGGTTGGTATCGGGCTTAAGTTagcttttgtgtttttttagtaTGACTCAGATATCACCTAACTAATTTATCAAAGCCAGGCAACCACTTTCATTAAAGGAATAACATACATGTCGTTAGTTGTATGTAGCTCTTAATTGCATGTTATTTCtttcttataatttatatactGTTTCTTTATAGAAAGATAAATAAAGTTTGATACACttatcattataattataattcttATAACTTATTCTTAGATCGAACTTAATAAGGTGATTGATTATCTGTAAATATTCATGATAAAAAAACACATTCCatctcaacttttattttcccATTATCGACATAAAATGAAGTC includes the following:
- the LOC122579528 gene encoding eyes absent homolog, with the protein product MDQKTNVFIWDMDETLILLKSLITGSYAKAFNGSKDVQKGIEIGKTWENQILRICDEYFFYEQIEGCNKPYIDAIREYDDGLDLTDYDFANDGFVGTAFDDDSNKKKLAYRHRIIAQKYKKGLRSVFGEKMIKSWDNLYGVTDEYTDKWLSSARACVAQCASGNKDFTPSVDSTDAILDSTSSSAQNINVIVTSGSLIPSLVKCLLFRLDDLFPYENVYSSWEVGKYQCFSLIKERFNGPNVQFCAIGDGWEECEASENMQWPFVQIDPGPVTTSQRFPGLNLETLGHYISVIYGDDDDDDDDDDE